From Chryseobacterium sp. IHB B 17019, one genomic window encodes:
- a CDS encoding MATE family efflux transporter yields MNFLHKNYTKECLTLALPVMLTQVGQVSVNLFDNIIVGKLLGADALASVSLGNAVFFSMFVLALGFSFAIPPLVSEAHSKEDHKTINSVFSHGFIINISVGILLMIILFLGTPLLYRSGQPEKIIPDTVDFLTIMAISIVPFMAFQTLREVSEGLSYTIGVTKATIIANVINIVLNYVFIKGLWIFPEMGVKGSALASLIARIFMVVFLYFVLLNEKKTKRYIKDFTLKIEIFSKQMFDKMVKLGLPTALQMFFEVTAFAGAAFICGLISAHDIASHQIALSMASFTFNLCVGFSVASTVMIGRKLGEQNFVELRKVGINNLKIAFIFMCICGIVFVLGRNILPTFFTKKEEIEVIALASKLMIVAALFQLSDGIQVTALGMLRGLQDVKIPSVYTFIAYWIITIPLGYFLCVTLKMGAFGMWIALGLGLTISAVMLVKRFLNMSAKRIKNL; encoded by the coding sequence ATGAATTTTTTACATAAAAACTATACAAAAGAATGCCTGACACTGGCTCTTCCTGTGATGTTGACGCAGGTAGGGCAAGTCTCGGTGAATTTATTCGACAATATTATTGTCGGGAAATTATTAGGTGCGGATGCTCTGGCTTCGGTTTCGTTGGGAAATGCAGTTTTTTTCTCAATGTTTGTGCTGGCTTTGGGGTTTTCCTTTGCCATTCCACCGTTGGTTTCTGAGGCGCATTCCAAGGAAGACCATAAAACTATCAATTCTGTTTTCAGTCATGGATTTATTATCAATATTTCTGTAGGAATTCTTTTGATGATAATCCTATTCCTGGGTACGCCGCTACTCTACCGTTCCGGGCAGCCTGAGAAAATTATTCCGGATACGGTTGATTTTCTTACGATTATGGCAATCAGTATTGTTCCGTTTATGGCATTTCAGACATTAAGAGAAGTTTCAGAAGGATTATCTTATACAATTGGGGTTACAAAGGCTACAATTATCGCCAATGTTATTAATATCGTCTTAAATTATGTATTTATCAAAGGGCTTTGGATCTTTCCTGAAATGGGGGTAAAAGGTTCGGCATTAGCAAGTCTGATTGCCCGGATTTTTATGGTGGTTTTCCTTTATTTTGTTCTTTTAAATGAAAAGAAAACGAAGCGCTATATCAAGGATTTTACTTTAAAAATTGAAATTTTCTCAAAACAGATGTTTGATAAAATGGTTAAGCTTGGTTTACCAACAGCTTTACAGATGTTCTTTGAGGTTACTGCCTTTGCAGGAGCTGCGTTTATTTGCGGACTGATTTCTGCGCATGATATTGCTTCCCACCAGATTGCGTTGAGTATGGCTTCATTTACATTTAATCTGTGTGTTGGTTTCAGTGTGGCTTCTACGGTAATGATCGGGAGAAAGCTGGGTGAGCAAAATTTTGTTGAACTAAGAAAAGTAGGAATCAATAATTTGAAAATAGCTTTTATTTTCATGTGTATTTGCGGAATTGTTTTTGTTCTGGGACGAAATATTCTTCCGACGTTCTTTACTAAAAAAGAGGAAATTGAAGTAATTGCTTTAGCTTCAAAATTAATGATTGTTGCAGCTTTATTCCAGTTATCAGACGGAATTCAGGTAACGGCTTTAGGAATGCTCAGAGGTTTGCAGGATGTGAAAATCCCCTCCGTATATACTTTTATTGCTTATTGGATCATTACTATTCCGCTAGGATATTTCCTTTGTGTTACCCTGAAAATGGGAGCTTTCGGAATGTGGATAGCTCTGGGATTGGGATTAACGATTTCAGCAGTGATGCTCGTCAAACGATTTTTGAATATGTCTGCGAAAAGAATTAAGAATTTATAA
- a CDS encoding sigma-54-dependent transcriptional regulator, producing the protein MQKILIVEDEKAISGVLHSILSDELTDYEFVIAEDGLEGYKQVEKEDFALVISDIKMPKLSGTELLKQSLALKPETTFIMISGHADIDSAVSCLKDGAYDFISKPIDINRLITSVKNALIKETLKKENKNLQTENKTLKKKVSKKYQMIGESASLQKIQDMIVKVAVSDARVLITGPNGAGKELVAHAIHNQSERARGPMIEVNCAAIPSELIESELFGHVKGSFTGAIKDKQGKFEQAHGGTIFLDEIGDMSLIAQAKVLRALQENKVSPVGSDKEIKVDVRVLAATNKNMQKEIEAGRFREDLYHRLSVIEIYVPPLDERKEDIKLLVDHFAGMIADEHGTAVKKFDDKAIDALKALSWTGNIRELRNVVERLIILGGNTVSAEDVASFVRK; encoded by the coding sequence ATGCAAAAAATCCTTATTGTAGAAGACGAAAAAGCAATCTCAGGAGTACTTCACAGTATTCTTTCTGACGAACTCACTGACTATGAATTTGTTATCGCCGAAGACGGCCTCGAAGGTTATAAACAGGTAGAAAAAGAAGATTTCGCATTAGTGATTTCTGATATTAAAATGCCTAAACTTTCCGGTACCGAACTTTTAAAGCAAAGCCTGGCACTAAAACCGGAAACAACTTTCATCATGATTTCAGGACACGCAGATATAGACTCTGCCGTATCTTGTCTAAAGGATGGTGCATACGATTTTATTTCTAAACCAATTGATATCAACCGATTGATTACCAGCGTAAAAAATGCTTTAATTAAAGAAACGCTGAAAAAAGAAAATAAAAATCTTCAAACCGAAAACAAAACCTTAAAGAAAAAAGTCAGCAAAAAGTATCAAATGATTGGTGAATCTGCAAGCTTGCAGAAGATCCAGGATATGATTGTGAAAGTTGCTGTTTCTGATGCCAGAGTTTTAATTACAGGACCAAACGGTGCCGGAAAAGAACTGGTAGCTCATGCTATTCACAATCAAAGTGAGCGCGCAAGAGGTCCAATGATAGAGGTAAACTGTGCCGCAATCCCTTCAGAACTAATCGAATCCGAACTTTTTGGGCACGTAAAAGGCTCATTTACAGGTGCTATCAAAGATAAGCAAGGTAAATTTGAACAGGCTCACGGAGGTACTATTTTCTTAGATGAAATAGGCGACATGAGCTTAATTGCTCAGGCAAAAGTATTGAGAGCCCTTCAGGAAAACAAGGTTTCACCGGTGGGAAGTGATAAAGAAATTAAAGTTGATGTAAGAGTTCTTGCGGCAACCAACAAAAATATGCAGAAGGAAATTGAAGCAGGAAGATTCAGGGAAGACCTTTACCACAGACTTTCTGTGATCGAGATCTACGTTCCTCCATTGGATGAAAGAAAAGAAGATATCAAGTTGCTGGTAGACCACTTTGCAGGAATGATTGCTGATGAGCACGGCACTGCTGTGAAAAAATTTGATGATAAAGCTATTGATGCATTAAAGGCTCTTTCCTGGACAGGAAATATCAGAGAATTGAGAAATGTAGTAGAAAGATTAATTATTTTAGGCGGAAATACTGTTTCGGCTGAAGATGTTGCAAGTTTTGTAAGGAAGTAA
- a CDS encoding YggS family pyridoxal phosphate-dependent enzyme produces MSIQENYSNIKDQLPGHVHLVAVSKTHPAEVIKEVYDLGQRVFGENKVQELLEKYPLLPKDIQWHLIGHLQTNKVKYIAEFIDTIQSVDSQKLLSEINKEGGKHNRKIKVLLQVKIAEEETKFGLEAEEAKDLFQKFKNGEFPNVEITGLMGMATFTDDENQVRKEFLNLKRIFDELNQLKSLQTLSMGMSDDFPIAIECGANSVRVGSAIFGRRDYLK; encoded by the coding sequence ATGAGCATTCAGGAAAATTACAGCAATATAAAAGATCAGCTTCCGGGGCATGTGCATCTGGTAGCTGTTTCGAAGACGCATCCGGCTGAAGTCATTAAAGAAGTCTATGATTTGGGACAAAGGGTTTTTGGTGAAAATAAAGTCCAGGAACTGCTGGAGAAATATCCTCTCCTTCCAAAAGATATCCAATGGCATTTAATTGGGCATCTGCAAACCAATAAAGTGAAATATATCGCTGAATTCATAGATACCATTCAAAGTGTGGATTCCCAAAAATTATTGTCAGAAATTAATAAGGAAGGAGGGAAGCATAACCGGAAAATCAAAGTTTTACTTCAGGTAAAAATTGCTGAAGAAGAAACTAAATTCGGTTTGGAAGCTGAAGAAGCCAAAGATTTGTTTCAAAAATTTAAAAACGGGGAATTTCCCAATGTTGAAATTACCGGCTTAATGGGAATGGCAACTTTCACAGATGACGAAAACCAGGTCAGAAAGGAGTTTTTAAACTTAAAAAGAATTTTTGACGAATTAAATCAACTAAAATCATTGCAAACTTTATCAATGGGAATGAGTGACGATTTCCCTATTGCCATTGAATGCGGGGCAAACTCTGTGAGGGTTGGTTCAGCAATTTTCGGTAGAAGAGATTATTTAAAATAG
- a CDS encoding GNAT family N-acetyltransferase encodes MQEITFRNASLEDLPKIVEIYNSTIPSRMVTADTEPISVESRKQWFAEHNAEIRPLWIIEDQQNKVLGWVSFSSFYGRPAYNGTVELSIYMDESCRGKGYGKKVLQYCIDNAGKFGVKTLLGFIFLHNEPSLKLFRHFGFEDWGVFPDVAVLDGVERTLVILGKRIG; translated from the coding sequence ATGCAGGAAATAACATTCAGGAATGCAAGTCTTGAAGATTTACCGAAAATCGTAGAAATTTACAACTCAACTATTCCTTCCAGAATGGTAACCGCCGATACGGAGCCTATTTCCGTAGAGAGCAGGAAACAATGGTTTGCCGAACATAATGCTGAAATCCGCCCACTTTGGATCATCGAAGATCAGCAAAATAAAGTGTTGGGCTGGGTGAGTTTTTCCTCATTTTATGGGCGACCGGCCTACAATGGGACGGTGGAATTGAGCATTTACATGGACGAAAGCTGTCGTGGAAAAGGTTATGGCAAAAAAGTCCTTCAGTATTGTATTGATAATGCTGGAAAATTTGGGGTAAAAACTTTATTAGGGTTTATTTTTTTACACAATGAACCGAGCTTAAAATTATTCAGGCATTTTGGTTTTGAAGATTGGGGAGTTTTTCCTGATGTTGCGGTTTTGGATGGAGTGGAGCGGACGTTGGTGATTTTGGGGAAGAGAATTGGGTAA